The Pogona vitticeps strain Pit_001003342236 chromosome 7, PviZW2.1, whole genome shotgun sequence genome segment GGATGCAGTTGACTGTGCCACGCAGGCCATGGAAAAGTACAACATAGAGAAGGACATAGCAGCGTACATTAAAAAGGTATTGGGAACAGCATCATAAGGAGAGTCGTGCTTGATCAGACCAAGAAGGTGGTGTCCTCTGCTGTCACATTATCTCATAACCCACCATCTGAGATTTCTGGGATGTCCTGGAGCCAGGGGTGTAAATCCTGATCCTTGGACCAAACGTAGGGACAGATTCATGCGTTACAAGGTGTTTTTCAATAAACAggtaccgtcaagtcaattctgacttacggcgaacCTTTTCAGGGTTCTATGGGTAGAGGATAAATACTCAGGTGTGCTTTACCATGTTTCATAAGATCCCAGGTTATATTATTCCTGTCCCACTGTttctttggccaaaaaaaaaaaaaaaaaaaaagccgccACTGCCATCAAACTGGGGTCTGAAACCTGAAATGAGTTCTGGTTATTTCTGGTTCTGGACACTTATGGAAGGAGCGGGCCCACAAGGACATCTGGAAATAGGCCTTTGGACTTCTCCATCCCGTTTGAAGGAAGAGCGGCTTGTACAGGGCCGCTCTTCTATGGGGTCCAGCTCGACAAATCCCTCAGCCTTTGATCAGGATAGTGGCAGGTTGTATGAAAAGTTAGCATAATAGATCTCCGTGCTTGTGTCAGTCTTTAAATATTGGTGGCAGGTGGATGGTCATGTGCTGCTCCTCTTCGGTTACTAGATTTTGGAGAGCTGAAGTTACCCAATTAAGATGATCAACTATAGGGTTAGAGATAAAGGAACACAGAATGTCACTGAATTTTGGCTTTAACAGTGTCCCACGTGCAGAGGCAGGATGGCACAGACCAGACTGGAAAAGGCCATGTTTTGGTGCCTTGCTTGTGTATTCTGCAAAGATGTTTATAAATGGAAGTTGGACTCGGCTGGAAGAAGCTCGGCCAACCTATTTTTATAGTGTGCTGTAACATAACTGGGTAGTCTCTGAAATGGGGAAACCCTTTCTCTTCTGCCTCATTTCCCCTGGACTGTAATCTCCATAGGGTAGGGTCCGTTTGTTGTGGCACTCTGTAAAGTGGAATTGGTAGTGTGTGGCCCTTCAGACATTTCTGGACTCCCACTCCCATCATTGTTGCCTACAGCCAGTGGTCatgcatgatgggagttgtagcctatTTGTCTGCCTTTCCAGTAAAAGTCCTCTGTTTCTTAGACACTGCTAGGACTTGTTCAAGTTATGGCAATCTAAATAAGATTTCTGATGTGTGTGAGATGCTTGAGGAATAGTCTTACGCATGTTACCCcgagggagtttccatggccaagcagggattcaaacccaggtccctGCATTGTTGTCTAGGATAAGATGACTTTATTACGGTCAAGGACCAGCAAGGAATTGTAGTCTGTTCTTCTATCCCAGTGCTTCAGAACTTTgagtccccaaatattcttggactacaactcccagaaatcttggccagcacagctagaggtgaaggcttctgggagttttagtccaagaacatctggggacccaaggttggcaccATTGCTCTATCTGCTACCTCACACTGGGATTTATCCACCCTCTGTGGAGGAGCATACAGTATATGActgattcttttctcttttcctccttggCTTTCTCTCTGTCCTTTAGGAATTTGACAAGAAGTACAACCCCACTTGGCACTGCATCGTGGGCAGAAATTTCGGCAGCTATGTAACGCACGAGACGAAGCACTTCATTTACTTCTATCTGGGCCAGGTGGCGATTCTCCTCTTCAAGTCGGGCTAGAAGGCAGGTGAAGTTGACCGCGGGGGACACGGCGAGCGAGGAACATGGACTGTAATGCACTGAAGGCAGGGAGCTTCGGCTTCCTTTACTATGGCTGTGCCACTGCATGGACTGTATACTATATTTAATGTGTATatgttgcagtttaaaaaaaaaacacctaaaattctgtttgtaatttttttttgttcattttggttgcctgggagaagaaaggcagcagattttccttccctccttttatctttttttcttcttttttctttttggttctgtttttgggttcctgctttgtttttttaaaaaaagaaatttctgttttttcttttgcactaGGAGAACTGTAAAATGCTTCAACAATGGCCTTTAAGTGGGAAGAGGAAATGatcgaataaataaaaatagaacctTTAATTCCATGAAATATATCTTTTGGTTTTAAcgttcctggaaaaaaaaatcgcaaaacaaAACTAACAGAGATAAAAATTGAGTTGGGGTcctagggggagggggagggaatttGACCAAATGAGGTTCCCAAAGGTGTAATATTTTTTATACTCTTCCTCCCTCACCTTTAATATTATATGTATGGTTATGATTTTCAGGAAAATGTGGTGGTTTGAGGCAGCCTTCTGAGTTGTCTCAGCTCAGTTGGCTCCCTCCCCTTAGTCCTGTATCCAGCACAAATTGAGAAGCCCAAAACTGGTTATTTAGttgtaaaataaaattacaatatcTATCTATGCCACATGTTTCCAAAACGGGACCTCTAGGTCCTACCTATGTCCTCAAGCCTCACCAAAGCCCCTTGAGTGATTATTTTAAAGAGAAGCTGCCTCATGCTTGCTTTAATGGTTTGAGAGCATTGCCTCGGCCCAAGAGCCCAGGCCTTGATGACTAGGCCTCTTTCCACATCACCTTTTCAAGTTGACGTTGCCTTATCGTGGCTCGCTTCTTATCACTGTTATCTGGGCAAGGTCGTGTCCAAAATTGGTGGCTTGGTGtaaactctgttgttgttttcagtctGTCTGTCTTGACTCAGAAACGGCCATCTCTCATGGCTGACGTCTCTCCCTTCCTCTGCCAGTTCCTAGGTGAGAATCAGCAGAAGCAAATGCGGAGCACTCCTGTTCCCGAAATTTGGAGGATTGTCCCTCTTCAGCTTCCTTAGCATTTAGTTACAGATTTTAGTTTTGAACCTGAACAGTGTTAGATGGCTTTCGTTGTTCAGCAAGGTCACCCTTAAAGGCGGAGGAATGGCTTTAGCAAAACCCTGGTTGCTTTATGCAATTACATATACCAGTTAAATTTGGGAGAAGAGTTGGAGTCTCCCCAtctctgtggggagggggggaaatgggtcTGGGATATTGTATCAGCCAATTCATACTGACTTTGGTTTTGGATCATAAGGGCGTAGGTGTGTGGTTATATATTTCAGAGCTGGTGGGGAAGGGTGCTTGGTCATTTTCTTGttggtttttcttctttcctgtttctttttggCTGTGGAATAATGAAGATGCCCTgtttccctttgtttttttttctgaaaagcaaacaaaataggtTCTTGTGTCTGTGCAAAATCCAAAGTATGCCTACAACTTTGTACAAAATCTCAGTAGAACCATCTTGTGAAATCAGAAACCAAAACACTGACGTTGGTGTCGTCGTTGTAATTCCATGTTGACTGAGATTTGAGGGGGGAGGAAGTGGCGAGGTGCCTTGGGGGTCCGATTGGGGTGCTCCAGTGGTCAAGTTCATACTGAACTCTGCCCTTCATGCGCAAAAAAAGAGGTGaatgtctgtttttctttttctccttcctttcccccccatgCATGAGTCTACCTGTGTGAACATGCTCGCACTTCATGGAGTGTGAAAACATAACGTTCCCTTCCTAGCTGCAGTTGctcagaacaagaagaaaaaagccctttttatttttcaatgacattaaaaaaaataattgacacATTTAAGAATGCTGTCTGGTTTGGTTCTTTgtgtggggtggggaaatgagCAGAACATGGTGAATTTCAAGAGTTCTGGGCTACACTTTTGCCAGCAGAATGCCTTTAATTGGTGAAACACCGGGGTTACATGTATGAATGAAGAGGTTATGGTCTCGCCCTGAGCTGTAGACTCTCCAGATTCTTTCATGAGGTGGTAGGAAATGTACAGGGGTAAGCAGTTGGTCCATTTAGTGTACTGGTGGTCTGGAACCTCGGAGCTTGAGATGTTTTCtcctacaacttccagaacttCTTGGCTGTAGCTCCACTTCCTGGGGCTTTCAAGGCCTGAAGTCCAACAAAAGACTTGGAGGGCCACAGGTCATATGATCAGCCTTGCCCACTGATGAgggatcatgggagctgtagttcaggaCCTGGGGAGGCCCTCTAGGTATTATTGGACCTTCACGTCCTGCCACCCTGGTCAAGGATGGTTGGAGCGACGACCTGCATCCATATGCAggttgcccagagacctttgggtagtgtgggcggcatattagttaaataaatatTGGCGAGCAATTACCTTTCCGGCCCAGCTTTGGGATGGCAGGGGTGCCCTTCTGCGTGGCAAGCCCATTCTCTGCATTAGAGGGTAAACtggtgtttttggattacaacccccAAAATTCCTGGGGAATTCCAGGAGTTACAGTTAAAAAACACCAACCTGCACACATATACCAGTGAACTATGGTCTCATATGTGCTCTCTGGATGTCATGTAGCTCTTAAATTAGTTTGGGTGGAGGAATTTTCAGGCGCTTTGTAATCCCAGTCCTTGAGGTATAttctgggaactcaaggttgggatccactgctcTGCAGTGCCTGAGCCTTTGATCCAACTTCTCCCACTAATAGCCTCTCTCCAGGGTTCAGGTCAGGGTCTACTCCAGTCCAACCTGGAGGTGACCAGGATGGAACCCAGGACCGTATCTTGATACCCTTCATCTGAAGAACAGAATAAATGGCATCTACCAGGCTATCAGTTGAGCTTAGTCTTACTGGTTTCCTTTTGTCCAGAGAGGACTTGCCAAGGACGGGGAACTTGTCCCATTAATTCTTTACCATTTGCAAAATTTGCTAGGGCTCATGGGACTTGTGGTCCTCACAACACTTGGGGGGAGGTCCATAAAATCCTCCTTGGATTTTGCTGAACAGCAGAGCTTCTCCAGGATTGGAACACGAGACCTTCAGTTTCAAAGAATCAACTCTGCCCATTTCCCAAAGAAGAGAGAAATGCCTGCTTTATGAAGACCTTCATGCCTTGCCCGTCTTGGTTTGGAACACTGCATTCACCAGTACAAAACGGAGCACATCCGACTTAGTTCTTGTACAATAACGTAAGTTGTGATAGTGAATTGTTAGCAACGGCATTGCACGTATCTCAACTGCATGCCAATTGCACGAGTTTTGTGCATAACTAGAGATACAAGTGACAAGTTCTTAACTAGTAATATGCCATTGCATTTATGGTGGCAGTATAGGCAGCCAATACAATTCTGGCTACAAACTCCCTCTGATTAAGAAATCCCATTAAAAATgttcagaaaggaaaaataacaaGAACAGTGGCACCCGTTGTGGTCAAAACTGGCACAACTGCAACATACAAAGGTGCAACGCTGGTTCCATTTGTTTTGCAAGGCATTGTGGCAGCTGAGCAGTCCGAGGTCTGGACTGAAAGTGTGTAGCCCAAAGCCGAATTCCTTgctgaaatatatacatattctgCTTAAGAAGGCAAATCGCTTTGGAGAGCCCTTTAGACACATCAGAATAGCAAAAACAAGAGGTCATAATGTGTGCAAAAACAACAAGCTGCCCGTAAATGGAGGTTATGAAAGCACTCcagaaaagcaaaaggatttAAAAGGCTCCCGATGCAAGGGGTTATGTAAAGACGCTGTACTGAAAGGAGCCAGGCCACGCGCATGTTTTAGCATTCATTTGCGATTTCCACCAAAACAAGTTACGGTGACCTACCTGATTCCGGCCATTGTGTTTTcagagcagaggtgggcaacctgcggtggggggtggggggcagcggCTATACGGCCTCCCATCTTTCCTACCAATTATACAgtacagatttctggaagaaaaagcgaatcagaaaaaaaaagaaagacaaggaCGTGTCAGTCACAAGGAGAGACACAAAAACGGCCCGCCTTCTTTGGGGACTGACTCCACCCTCTACTGGCTCAAGCCCCACCCACTGCTGGCACGGGGAGGGGGCCCTGACGGATCACCCACAAAGGAATGTGGCCCTCAACAGCTCTAACACTGATTCCAATCAGGCACCTTGGCTTTTTTTTGATGGGcatatttaaaaaggagaagaactGGTGGATTCCAGGAATGGCCATTCTTTTGAACCATTTTTCCCCAGGGTGGGTTCCAGTGGGTCTTAAAACGGGCCACGTGCTTTCACCTCCCATGTGCTGTCCAGCCAAAACGTGAATGATGTGTCTCTGTCTTACGATCAGCTGACCTACGTGTATAAATAAATTGCGGAAATGCCTACAATCTTTACCGATCTTTTAAGGAAACCGTTCTGGGAAGCTTTTCAATCTCCTCACCCTTGGAAGCCCATAACGAGGGGGAACTCCGCTGTGAGAGGCATGATGACACCGTAGTAAG includes the following:
- the DYNLL2 gene encoding dynein light chain 2, cytoplasmic; translation: MSDRKAVIKNADMSEDMQQDAVDCATQAMEKYNIEKDIAAYIKKEFDKKYNPTWHCIVGRNFGSYVTHETKHFIYFYLGQVAILLFKSG